The genomic DNA CCATCATGGAAATACCGATTTCGGAAACAATCCTTCCATAAGCAGCAGCAGCGGCAAGCACTAAACTATAGCGGGCCTCCCAGAGAGTTGTGCGTAATATCTGACTGTGGGCAGCACCCAGAGTGAGGAGTGTATTTTTTAGTCTCTGATCAAGAGCTTCAACAGCAGTTGCCATCATCGCGATAACAATCGGTAGCCCTAAAAGAGCCTGTCCGATAGCAATACCGGGAATAGTAAAGAGAAGCCCCATTTCTCCAAGCGGACCCTTGCGGGAAAGAAAGGCATAAACAAGTAGCCCTATTACAACCGTTGGAAAAGAAAGCATTGAATCAACGAAAGTCCTAAGAAATTTTTTACCGCGAAATTCATGATAACCAAGTAAGAAACCAAGAGGAGCACCAATAAGTAAGCTGATTGATATCGAAACGGTTGAAACAGCAAGAGTAGTAAATATAGCTGAATACGTCTCAGGATCTCCTCCGAAGAGAAGAACGAATGCGTGCAAAAACCCATTTACAATAAAATCCATAGAATACTGCCTCTATATAAAAAAAGGGGATGCATGTGCATCCCCTCAAAATAAACTTAGTCTAACATTAAATTATTTTGCGTTAGGAATGAATAATTTTTTGCCAAGAAGCTTAAAGTTAGCAACTTCTTTCTGAGTTTTAGGAGAAGCCATCCACTCAGAGAACTTTGTAGCAAGTTCGTACTTGGCACTTTTGCACTTTTCAGGATTTACAGCAAGAACACTGTACTGGTTGAAGAGAGTTTTATCGCCTTCTACAAGTACTTTAAGGTCAGGAGAACCATTCTTGTTAGCTTCATATTTAATGTATGTACCGCGGTCAGTCATGATGTAACCATCACGTTCTTCAGCAACAGTAATACTTTTAAGCATGCCCTGTCCTGTCTGAATGTACCATGTGTCTTTATCTGGGACAGCCATGCCTGCACCCTTCCAAAGAGAAAGTTCTTTTTTGTTTGTTCCTGAATTGTCACCGCGGCTTACGAAAGCAGCTTTTTTAGCAGCAATAGTCTTCAAAGCTTCAACAACTGGAAGACCTTTTACGCCAGCAGGATCAGAAGCAGGTCCGATGATAACGAAATCATTGTACATAACTTCTCTACGATCTTTCAGTGCGCCCATGTCTACGTATTTCTGTTCAGCAGCAGGAGCGTGAACCATCAATACATCAACATCACAATTTTGGCCCATTTTAAGAGCTTTACCTGTACCTACAGCGGTCCAGCGTAATTCAATTCCTGTATCTTTCTGAAATTTAGGAGCTAGATCATCAAGCAATCCAGTGTTGGCAGTACTAGTAGTTGTAGCCATCATCAAAACGTCAGATGCCTTTACTAAGCTAGGCGCGACTAGTAATGTAAAAATCGCAAGAGTTGAAAGAAGCACATTAATTTTTTTCATTTTCCCTCCAAAATGGAAAAGTTCGTATTTATAGTATCAAACAGACCTACCGTAACGGCCCATTGTAAAATAGGGCCATCATTGTTATTACGTCCTAAATCAGAAAAAACAAAATATGTCAATACTCACATAATCATACTTTCAGTTTGGACCTAACTAGTTTACTATACCTAATAAGTAGGTCTTTCCATAAATAATTCTGTGCAGGACTTGAAGCAGAAAAGAAAACCTTGCTCATTTTGTGATACTTACTCTAGCTATAAGGAAACAGGCAAAGGTGCATAAATGATAAAAGACAGCTTGGATTTCACAGTCAAAGAATACTCTAATAATTCGTTCACAGAAAAACATATTAAGAGTATTCTTGAAATTCCGTTAACTATTAATCTTAACGGACGGGAAGTTGTCACATTGCTGACCACTGCGAAATACCCTAAATTTTTAGCCATAGGTTTCTTAAAATCAGACGCTTATATTTCATCACGCGATCAGGTAATAGATGTTAAAATAACTGAGTTTGAGGACAGAATAATTGCGGACGTGACTACAAGCCATGATCCATGGAAAGGACGTGTTCTCGAGTATTCCATCACATCTGGTTGCGGAAAAGGAACAAACTTCGGACGAAATGTCTCAACCATTTCTAAGAAGACAATCTCCTCCGATCTAAAGGTCACCCCTGACCAGATTTTGCACCATGCCCGCACTCTGCATGAGAGATCTACCCTCTATGGAAGAACCAGAGGCTGTCATAATTCTTCTATCTGTACCCCTACAGAAATGCTCTATTTCAGAGAAGACATTGGAAGGCATAACGCTATAGATATGATAGTTGGACAATGCTTCTTTGAAGAAGTCCCGACTAACGGAAAAATGATTGTTTCGACCGGACGGGTTGCCTCAGAAATTCTACTGAAAGCTGTGCGCATTGGGGTTCCTATTTTAGCTTCAACAGCTGTTGCCACCAGCTTCTCCGTAGAGCTGGCAAGAAAAATAGGAATTACACTCATAGGTAATATCAGCGACACAGGATTCTGGGTATACAATGATCAAGGTCGCATTGAAGGCCTTTAAAGATCACTTTGAAATAAAATGACACACTCATTTATATTATGCCTTTCTGCACACAATAACATTTAGCGTACCCAGATAACCACTTTATCTAAGCGTAAAAAAAAAACGCATTGCGCACCATAAAATCAAATCATTAAAATCCCTTATCTTATTTATTCACATAAATATGGTAAGGGATTTACTTTTGGATATCTGTTCATTTTGGCACAAATTAAGCAAAATCTCTGATCTCAACTTTTTTATAACAACTCGCTAACTAGCCCTGATTACGCCTAAAAATATCTACATTAAATCACTGTTGACTGGCTACTTAAAAAGGGTATGATCCGTGCAAGAATGAAAGCAAGTAACACCCCTATGCACCTTTCGCTAAGAAGGTCTACGCCCTACTTAGTGTAAAAACGAAAGCAATACTTGAGAAGATGCAGTATGGGCTTTTGAATTTTACCGTCAAAGCAAAAGAATTTAAGCGCGTCATCCGGCGCAACGGGCAAATACAGGAGAGAAATTATGACTTTTGACTACACCAAAGCAGAAAGCCAGTTGGATAAAAAAATCATTGAACTTAGCAAAAAAGAATTTCTTCCGGCTGAACTTGTTAGCCTTATATCAAATGTAGCAAAAATTCAGCTACAAGCCGAAAAACAAGCCTCCCCTGTTATGCCAGAGGCATCAGCTCTTGCCTCTGCGGATGAAAATATCCAAGGACGCCCACTGCTCGCACGAGCCGATTTTCCATACGATCACAAGCAGGCCGCAGAACTATTTGAATCATTCACTCAAATACTTATAAACTTAACTGGCCCAATTGCCGACGCCACAGCTCTGATTTCCGATCAAATTAAAAATGGAGAACTTGAGCTGGAAAAAGTTTTCTCAGCCTACCTCGAAGGTGATGATAGCTTTTTCGCAAAATGCGGTGAAGACACCCCCGAAGCTCCACGCACACTAAATTTTCTCGTCCAATCCGCAATAACTCCATCAATTAAAGTAGTAGCTAGAAATATTGCTGAGAATTTACCTACACTTGCAAAAGAAGAGGTTGAAGCTCCTACCAGTGTAGACCTTAACATTGAGCTAAGCCCTCCAGCAGCACGTAATCACGGACATTGCCCAGTATGCGGCAGCATCCCTTTTATACATGAACTGCGCCATAAGCAGGGATTCCGTTATGCAGACTGTTCATTCTGCCACACTGAATACCGTGTACGTAGACTAGCTTGTGCTTATTGTGATCAAACAGATCAGTCTAAAATGAAATTTTTCAATGTTGAGGGCGAACCGGGATATCGCGTAGAAGTATGCGACAGTTGTAATAACTACATCAAAACTATTGATTTCAGAGAAATGGATAAAGTTTCGATTCCGACACTTGACGATCTCGAATCTCTTCCATTGGACTTTCTAGCTGTTGAGGAAGGATACAAACGCGGCACTCTGTCTTCTTGGGGGTTCTAAAATGACTTTGATCGACAAACTTGGACGAAGTGTCAGTTATCTAAGATTAAGCGTGACCGATCGGTGCAACTTACGTTGCTCCTACTGTGTTACTAAAGATTTCAAATACACTCCGCACCCGAATATTTTGAGGTACGAAGAAATGCTGCAGCTAATTGATATTGCAGCATCGCTCAACGTCTCAAAACTCAGGCTAACTGGCGGAGAACCATTTGTTAGACTAGGATTCATGGATTTCGTTTCGAGCATTGTCAAAAGTCATGAAGATATGGATTTACGAATTACGACCAACGGCACAGTGCTTGAACAATATGTACCTGAGCTAAAGAGACTGGGTGTGAGCAGATTAAACATCTCGCTGGACACTTTGAATAAAGAAACATTTGAGTCCATTACTGGCTGCGATTACTTAGAAAAAGTTTTGAGTTCCATTTCAGCATGCCTTTCTGCTGGAATACACATTAAAATTAATGCCGTAGCCATGAAAGGAGTGAATGATCACGAGCTTGGTTCTTTCATAGAGTTCGCCAAGGAAAACCCCGTTGACTTTCGCTTCATAGAGTTCATGCCCATGGGACAAGACACACGGTGG from Maridesulfovibrio frigidus DSM 17176 includes the following:
- the fdhD gene encoding formate dehydrogenase accessory sulfurtransferase FdhD, with protein sequence MIKDSLDFTVKEYSNNSFTEKHIKSILEIPLTINLNGREVVTLLTTAKYPKFLAIGFLKSDAYISSRDQVIDVKITEFEDRIIADVTTSHDPWKGRVLEYSITSGCGKGTNFGRNVSTISKKTISSDLKVTPDQILHHARTLHERSTLYGRTRGCHNSSICTPTEMLYFREDIGRHNAIDMIVGQCFFEEVPTNGKMIVSTGRVASEILLKAVRIGVPILASTAVATSFSVELARKIGITLIGNISDTGFWVYNDQGRIEGL
- a CDS encoding ABC transporter permease; the encoded protein is MDFIVNGFLHAFVLLFGGDPETYSAIFTTLAVSTVSISISLLIGAPLGFLLGYHEFRGKKFLRTFVDSMLSFPTVVIGLLVYAFLSRKGPLGEMGLLFTIPGIAIGQALLGLPIVIAMMATAVEALDQRLKNTLLTLGAAHSQILRTTLWEARYSLVLAAAAAYGRIVSEIGISMMVGGNIKWHTRTITTAIALETGKGEFSMGIALGLVLMIVAFSVNFAMSGIKKRVGS
- a CDS encoding substrate-binding domain-containing protein, with amino-acid sequence MKKINVLLSTLAIFTLLVAPSLVKASDVLMMATTTSTANTGLLDDLAPKFQKDTGIELRWTAVGTGKALKMGQNCDVDVLMVHAPAAEQKYVDMGALKDRREVMYNDFVIIGPASDPAGVKGLPVVEALKTIAAKKAAFVSRGDNSGTNKKELSLWKGAGMAVPDKDTWYIQTGQGMLKSITVAEERDGYIMTDRGTYIKYEANKNGSPDLKVLVEGDKTLFNQYSVLAVNPEKCKSAKYELATKFSEWMASPKTQKEVANFKLLGKKLFIPNAK
- the moaA gene encoding GTP 3',8-cyclase MoaA, with amino-acid sequence MTLIDKLGRSVSYLRLSVTDRCNLRCSYCVTKDFKYTPHPNILRYEEMLQLIDIAASLNVSKLRLTGGEPFVRLGFMDFVSSIVKSHEDMDLRITTNGTVLEQYVPELKRLGVSRLNISLDTLNKETFESITGCDYLEKVLSSISACLSAGIHIKINAVAMKGVNDHELGSFIEFAKENPVDFRFIEFMPMGQDTRWTDESFWGADEILEQSRQFATLTPIKRTAESRGPAQMFSIKGGKGKLGLISPVSSHFCATCNRLRITSDGNLRTCLFSDKSYRLREILRNPKLSDKHILQVLANATKDKPLGNNILQTRTGSEGVCGTQMSAIGG
- a CDS encoding formate dehydrogenase accessory protein FdhE, with the translated sequence MTFDYTKAESQLDKKIIELSKKEFLPAELVSLISNVAKIQLQAEKQASPVMPEASALASADENIQGRPLLARADFPYDHKQAAELFESFTQILINLTGPIADATALISDQIKNGELELEKVFSAYLEGDDSFFAKCGEDTPEAPRTLNFLVQSAITPSIKVVARNIAENLPTLAKEEVEAPTSVDLNIELSPPAARNHGHCPVCGSIPFIHELRHKQGFRYADCSFCHTEYRVRRLACAYCDQTDQSKMKFFNVEGEPGYRVEVCDSCNNYIKTIDFREMDKVSIPTLDDLESLPLDFLAVEEGYKRGTLSSWGF